In Mercenaria mercenaria strain notata chromosome 13, MADL_Memer_1, whole genome shotgun sequence, a single window of DNA contains:
- the LOC123529928 gene encoding uncharacterized protein LOC123529928 — translation MAQETASDTNSTIKTGQQQRTGNGPIIIGGKEYDGVGKDVTTGKKYMYNTRTGDKIYVTDEILKGAVEQRESVVTSDFNERHGAKMSTFKTPPIRRKTSRTRFSTTTIWEMNVDHDPDHDANGNGEDNVFDSDCKKADNDIQRESSFVRKRRTGVDYTKGKQNIALQTGDRNKTEDSGMSDNGNKDTGSKKKDSATSIESIELDKHDNLKNNEALLKQANTETEKDVKDETIAFAKPVKTDDTEADNNDEGGPSCEGTDKKEAAVKTVKFVRPVYKPLNLENVTCKVPKGKSEKKDCLSKDPFYAGWAKIVGRRVSTKNVKKPDGPSKAVTVREGRSLPANIAVPLISNQPSIYKPRKLMTLDIP, via the exons ATGGCCCAGGAAACTGCTTCAGACACAAACAGTACAATAAAAACTGGACAACAGCAAAGGACGGGAAATGGTCCCATAATAATTGGCGGGAAAGAATACGATGGTGTTGGCAAAGATGTCACAA CTGGTAAAAAGTATATGTATAATACAAGAACTGGAGACAAGATCTATGTTACAGATGAAATACTGAAGGGAGCTGTTGAGCAAAGAGAAAGTGTTGTGACCAGCGATTTCAATGAAAGGCACGGAGCCAAAATGAGTACATTTAAAACACCACCGATTCGTAGGAAAACTAGCAGAACACGCTTTAGTACAACGACTATTTGGGAAATGAATGTCGACCACGATCCTGACCATGATGCGAATGGCAATGGGGAAGATAATGTATTTGATTCAGACTGTAAGAAAGCTGATAATGATATACAAAGAGAATCCAGTTTCGTCAGAAAGCGACGTACAGGTGTTGATTATACCAAAGGGAAACAAAACATTGCATTACAAACTGGCGATCGAAACAAAACAGAGGATTCTGGAATGTCTGATAACGGAAATAAAGACACAGGTTCAAAAAAGAAAGACAGTGCCACAAGTATCGAAAGTATTGAGTTAGATAAACATGATAATTTGAAGAACAACGAGGCCTTGTTGAAGCAGGCGAACACTGAAACAGAAAAAGATGTTAAAGATGAGACCATTGCTTTTGCTAAGCCCGTAAAAACGGATGACACAGAGGCAGATAATAACGACGAAGGAGGTCCATCTTGTGAAGGAACTGACAAAAAGGAAGCTGCAGTTAAGACTGTCAAATTTGTCAGACCAGTATACAAACCACTGAATCTAGAAAATGTCACATGCAAGGTTCCGAAAGGTAAGTCAGAAAAGAAGGATTGCCTTTCGAAAGATCCTTTCTACGCTGGATGGGCCAAGATAGTGGGTCGACGAGTGTCTACGAAGAATGTAAAAAAGCCTGATGGGCCTTCTAAAGCGGTAACCGTCCGCGAAGGACGTTCTCTGCCGGCAAATATCGCAGTCCCTTTGATTTCAAACCAGCCATCTATATATAAACCGCGGAAACTTATGACTCTGGATATTCCATAA
- the LOC123530278 gene encoding protocadherin Fat 4-like: MAGPGKLSFAIKDGNIHGKFGVNTTNDVGKVYVYQSISFESRTTRFQLSIEVIENGPVRSTTNFVLDIQITGINDYAPLFLFSPYTVYINEDKQPGSILFNPIPYDFDKGDDGATTSVILDGDDTLFYMDPSTAKVYLRTYLDYERKNEYVLTIQVTDNGVPQRRSSTTLLRINVKDINDNPPVCEESYVTETFDETKAAGSVIKFLRCTDADIGNNGRLSYTITEGDYTKFRLQGPYLVLSKEIDVDTEPNVWGLTVVVRDRGNPRLSTLIDIVIYVEGVDDNAPVWAPPENGRYVVDIEEHSSVGKLVVRVSADDLDSNDHDAVVVYYMDDYSRDIFLSQELDHEKGATYTIPVSAVSHNNPLDRVSTNVIINVIDVNDNTPEFDKALHISEALPAKTEIATVTATDSDTGPNGVIQYQIIGGNTDSLFDIHSKTGVISLMGKLDFERKNAHTVYLRASDKGRPTRWSTCTVIISVLPVNEFVPIFKEIATVLIPEDTTIGISVFTVSATDNDTGTDGTISYEIGPDEERFVIESRTGIVRLLQTLDRETEETFDVDILGTDMSESERKTGSVVVKVKVLDRNDNPPNCEMSFYSKKLIPPTSSGDVIQTLQCTDADAASNSKLSYTVISGNTNNDFSMSIDGSLVVMQKPSSPEYRLEIQVNDNGNPSLDTFVLIVIKIGGTPTIKNLPKKLQVSEGISIGSQIFQVKAESVSEQFEYFIKNITSDKKVMDLESPLVKIDKISGKVFTWRVFDREETDHYLINVGVKETVSGKQAESTIDITVLDENDNAPKFEMSFYNVSLMENIKVGTELIDLDANDADLHDNANIVFDITGGNIDNSFVIDKNGIVKTRTVVDRERNDFFTLIVTASDRGSIRHTGSATVLISVLDADEYIPTFINIGSDLETTLPEDTPIAAKVFAMKARDLDVHKKLTYDIDDISKEHFIIEKDSGEIFLSRLLDREKQDVHTLVVTAEGNGKAVSASVTLSVSDINDNDPIFSSNLYKFDVNERSKASDFVGLIEVTDADIGENALISTSVTKGNRGNVFVLRSNKLYVSGNLHFELINEYLLEIEARDNGSPQRTSTASVIIEVTPEYRIPKFAIDLEVIHISENVHVGNSVYDADGTLDGAREGHGNDLMYSIENGNENGLFSINWNTGEITVARKLDKTFDKDVFMLLLVSKNIYRPSLNDEMTLKIEIDDVNDNKPTFENSMYTLNINEDTKLGSNIGSVSATDLDRGQNSFITYELLKNEDAETFRIDPFAGTLSLKKELNFMYNTIYQLSVIAFDNGSPRLTGSTYVTVNIIDVNDRPPIFELESPSIKVRENYALGRMIYQIRAHDGDTGVGGELLYRIVHGNDNGTFELDSETGELTVAKELDRESEDLFIFVVEAEDKGVPSLTGTTTLSVILTDVNDNSPYFLESTYDVSLDRFSPVESHVISVTALDADAGDNALLEYQISEDNDELFQIDAKSGHVFTFSDLTEIENDISIIIVAKDRGIPRLSTSVTVLIEIHPPLVTETEDFLFEVSEYASPNTFVGAVGSSTSMSSSRYAIVSGNYKKHFRISEEDGNIFLNKVLDREIYTDYYLRVKSTHKLSQNIQTDIYVHVSVKDENDNFPQFEEQVYNILVLEHTPIGFSVASIVASDMDDGSNGKVTYSISNGKEGDANKIFSLNENGTLVVQSSISYEAVDHLNFTVVAKDNGQYSRQGSTQVNVQVVDIDENVVRGMTKASAIINLEMPVSASKNFVVGCIAPEMFGLNVSASKVNYIAQKQHSVFGVTRETGCITIQNDVDLEDGKSFFMWVVAVLMTPDKARGRLALVRVDTFFPTKHVVVFTHSVPKEVLELNRSLSYIYVIRDNETNSMSKVQNKKHFLMQSDILSVLRGPEDGVSHDLTSESFDNFPVVSVVPYKDKFKYKTPWIRSTTGKWILGVILSALIVGLIIAGIVFKTKKRSKSNIVNAERAPKPSLSVPPNTNKINPKYNNLRRSSSTADLIPLVNAMKILSGMTEEQRNKLIDTTLGANQSQTENEKNDVVFKPKFLTKKMKSVPLIEVSHLDGVNELRKIANDTIKATNIEAASKQSTKAPIISEPIAPFTTKTIEVNKQPATVQETSQEDANVNVSSLNTYIKMIKRTIDKITKFHVNKRSPFFFLKTQNHM, from the exons ATGGCAGGACCAGGGAAACTCAGCTTTGCCATCAAAGACGGCAATATACATGGAAAGTTTGGGGTTAATACAACCAATGATGTTGGAAAGGTTTATGTGTATCAGTCTATTAGCTTTGAATCAAGGACCACACGGTTTCAA CTATCAATAGAGGTTATAGAGAATGGTCCAGTCCGATCAACCACCAATTTCGTGTTGGATATACAGATCACTGGAATAAACGACTACGCCCCGTTATTCCTCTTCTCGCCGTATACTGTGTACATAAACGAAGACAAGCAGCCTGGTTCCATACTGTTCAACCCTATACCTTACGACTTCGACAAGGGTGATGATGGCGCTACCACTTCAGTAATACTcg ATGGCGATGACACGCTGTTCTACATGGATCCCAGTACTGCAAAGGTTTATCTACGAACATACCTGGATTATGAACGCAAGAACGAATATGTACTCACCATTCAGGTTACAGACAATGGGGTGCCACAGCGGCGGTCGTCGACAACACTGCTCAGAATCAATGTCAAGGACATAAATGATAACCCGCCG GTTTGCGAAGAGTCCTATGTTACTGAAACTTTTGACGAGACAAAAGCAGCAGGTTCAGTTATCAAGTTTCTTAGATGTACGGACGCCGACATTGGAAATAACGGCAGACTTTCGTATACCATCACTGAAG GCGACTATACGAAGTTCAGACTACAGGGACCGTATCTTGTACTATCGAAAGAAATTGACGTTGACACAGAGCCGAACGTATGGGGCCTGACTGTTGTTGTTCGGGACAGGGGAAACCCAAGATTGTCGACACTGATTGACATTGTTATATATGTGGAGGGGGTCGATGACAACGCGCCAGTCTGGGCACCGCCTGAAAATGGAAGATACGTAGTTG ATATTGAGGAACATTCATCCGTTGGGAAACTTGTAGTGCGTGTATCAGCAGATGACCTGGACTCTAACGATCACGATGCTGTTGTCGTTTATTACATGGACGACTATAGCA GAGACATATTTTTGAGCCAAGAGCTCGACCATGAAAAGGGCGCCACATACACAATACCCGTATCAGCTGTGTCCCATAACAATCCGCTGGATAGAGTGAGCACGAACGTTATCATCAATGTTATAGATGTCAACGATAATACTCCAGAGTTTGACAAGGCGc TACACATATCTGAAGCACTTCCGGCAAAAACTGAAATAGCAACTGTGACAGCCACCGATAGTGACACAGGTCCGAATGGAGTCATACAGTATCAAATAATTG GGGGCAACACAGATTCATTATTTGACATACACTCCAAGACAGGTGTTATTTCTCTGATGGGAAAACTAGATTTTGAAAGGAAAAATGCCCACACTGTTTACCTTCGAGCGTCTGACAAAGGACGTCCTACAAGGTGGTCTACTTGTACCGTCATTATATCTGTACTTCCTGTTAACGAGTTTGTACCGATATTTAAAGAGATTGCAACCGTTCTGATTCCTGAAGATACTACAATAG GAATATCAGTATTCACAGTCTCGGCTACAGATAATGATACTGGTACTGACGGAACAATATCCTATGAAATTGGACCAGACGAAGAAAGATTTGTGATCGAGTCACGAACAGGTATTGTAAGACTTTTGCAAACACTCGATAGAGAAACGGAAGAAACTTTTGACGTAGATATACTAGGTACGGATATGTCTGAATCAGAGAGAAAAACTGGGTCAGTCGTTGTAAAGGTTAAGGTTTTAGATCGGAATGATAATCCACCTAATTGTGAAATGAGCTTTTATTCTAAGAAGCTTATCCCACCCACCTCTAGCGGCGATGTGATCCAGACCCTTCAATGTACCGATGCCGATGCAGCATCTAACAGCAAACTTTCTTATACTGTAATATCCGGCAATACGAACAATGACTTCTCTATGTCGATCGATGGCAGTTTAGTTGTAATGCAAAAACCGTCTTCACCTGAATACCGGTTAGAGATTCAAGTGAACGATAACGGTAATCCTTCGCTAGATACATTTGTTTTGATTGTAATTAAAATTGGAGGAACACCGACGATTAAGAATTTGCCAAAGAAGTTACAAGTTTCAGAGGGAATAAGCATTGGGTCTCAGATTTTCCAAGTAAAGGCAGAAAGTGTATCTGAGCAATTTGAATACTTCATAAAGAATATCACATCAGACAAAAAAGTAATGGACCTTGAATCACCGCTtgtaaaaattgacaaaatatctGGAAAGGTGTTTACATGGCGTGTGTTCGATAGAGAAGAAACGGATCATTATTTGATAAATGTCGGTGTTAAAGAAACTGTAAGCGGCAAGCAGGCCGAAAGTACTATTGACATCACCGTTCTTGATGAAAATGACAATGCTCCAAAATTCGAAATGTCTTTTTACAATGTTTCACTGATGGAAAACATCAAAGTTGGAACAGAGTTGATTGATCTTGATGCAAATGATGCGGATTTACATGATAACGCTAACATTGTTTTCGATATAACTGGCGGTAATATAGATAATTCATTCGTCATAGACAAAAACGGCATAGTTAAAACGAGAACAGTTGTTGACCGAGAAAGAAACGATTTTTTCACACTTATAGTTACTGCGTCTGACAGAGGTAGCATCAGACATACCGGTTCAGCAACAGTTTTAATCTCAGTTTTAGATGCAGATGAATATATTCCAACGTTCATTAACATTGGTTCCGACCTGGAAACTACTTTGCCGGAGGACACACCAATTGCAGCGAAAGTTTTCGCTATGAAAGCAAGAGATCTtgatgttcacaagaaattgacATATGATATTGATGACATTTCTAAAGAACACTTCATAATTGAGAAAGACTCCGGAGAAATATTTTTATCCAGGCTGTTAGACCGAGAGAAACAAGATGTGCATACTTTGGTCGTAACAGCTGAAGGAAACGGTAAAGCTGTCTCAGCTAGTGTTACACTAAGTGTGTCTGACATTAACGATAATGATCCAATTTTCAGCtctaatttatataaatttgatgTTAATGAACGTTCAAAAGCCAGCGATTTTGTTGGTCTCATAGAGGTAACGGATGCAGATATTGGAGAAAATGCTTTAATAAGTACATCTGTTACTAAAGGAAATAGAGGAAATGTGTTTGTGCTTCGGTCAAATAAACTGTATGTGAGTGGAAATTTACATTTCGAACTTATCAATGAATATCTTCTTGAAATAGAAGCAAGAGACAATGGCTCTCCACAAAGAACATCCACTGCATCTGTTATAATTGAGGTTACTCCTGAATATAGGATTCCAAAGTTTGCAATTGATCTTGAAGTAATAcatatttctgaaaatgttcatgtAGGTAACTCCGTTTATGATGCGGACGGAACACTGGATGGAGCAAGAGAAGGTCATGGAAATGACTTGATGTATTCTATAGAGAACGGAAATGAAAATGGATTATTTTCAATAAACTGGAATACGGGCGAAATAACAGTCGCTAGAAAGCTTGACAAGACTTTTGATAAAGATGTATTTATGTTATTGTTAGTGTCGAAGAATATTTACAGACCGTCTCTTAATGATGAAATGACACTGAAGATTGAAATAGATGATGTAAATGATAACAAACCGACATTTGAAAATAGcatgtatacattaaatattAACGAGGACACAAAACTTGGATCAAACATTGGTAGCGTATCGGCGACAGATTTAGACAGAGGTCAAAATTCTTTCATAACgtatgaacttttaaaaaatgaagacGCAGAAACATTTAGAATAGATCCTTTCGCCGGAACACTGAGCTTAAAGAAAGAGCTCAATTTTATGTACAATACAATATATCAGTTGTCAGTTATAGCATTTGACAACGGATCGCCTCGACTCACAGGCAGCACCTATGTTACAGTCAATATCATTGATGTGAATGATAGACCACCAATATTTGAACTAGAAAGTCCAAGTATAAAAGTGAGGGAGAACTATGCGCTTGGAAGAATGATTTACCAAATCAGAGCCCATGATGGTGATACCGGTGTTGGAGGAGAACTTTTATATAGAATCGTACATGGGAATGATAATGGAACTTTCGAATTAGATTCAGAGACTGGTGAATTAACCGTTGCAAAAGAATTAGACAGAGAATCAGAAGACTTGTTTATTTTTGTCGTGGAGGCAGAAGATAAAGGGGTTCCATCACTAACTGGAACTACCACGTTATCAGTTATACTTACTGATGTAAACGACAACAGTCCTTATTTCTTGGAAAGCACATATGATGTGTCGCTTGATAGATTTTCCCCTGTGGAATCACATGTTATAAGTGTCACAGCTTTGGATGCTGATGCAGGTGACAATGCTCTTCTTGAATATCAGATTTCAGAAGATAATGATGAACTCTTTCAGATCGATGCTAAATCCGGTCATGTCTTCACATTTTCTGATTTAACTGAAATAGAAAATGACATCAGTATTATTATCGTCGCAAAGGATAGAGGAATCCCAAGACTATCTACTTCTGTGACAGTACTTATAGAAATCCACCCGCCTTTGGTTACTGAAACTGAagactttttatttgaagtgtCTGAATATGCGTCACCAAATACATTTGTTGGTGCTGTTGGATCGTCAACGTCAATGTCATCATCAAGGTATGCTATTGTGAGCGGAAACTATAAGAAACATTTTCGGATATCTGAAGAAGACGGAAACATTTTCCTGAATAAAGTTCTTGATCGGGAAATATATACTGATTACTACCTCCGCGTAAAATCAACTCACAAACTCAGTCAGAATATTCAAACAGACATCTATGTCCATGTATCTGTTAAGGATGAAAATGATAACTTTCCGCAATTTGAAGAACAAGTTTACAATATATTAGTGTTGGAGCATACTCCAATTGGATTTAGTGTTGCTTCGATCGTTGCTAGTGATATGGATGATGGCAGCAATGGAAAAGTAACTTACAGTATAAGTAATGGTAAAGAGGGAgatgcaaataaaatattttcccttAATGAAAACGGTACTCTTGTTGTACAGTCATCCATATCTTATGAAGCCgttgatcatttaaatttcacGGTTGTTGCGAAAGACAACGGGCAATATTCTAGACAAGGGTCGACCCAAGTAAACGTTCAAGTCGTTGATATTGACGAAAATGTAGTCCGTGGTATGACTAAGGCTTCAGCGATCATAAACCTTGAAATGCCAGTCTCTGCAAGTAAGAACTTTGTTGTTGGATGTATAGCACCCGAAATGTTTGGGCTGAATGTTTCAGCGTCAAAGGTTAACTATATCGCACAAAAGCAGCACAGTGTTTTTGGTGTGACAAGAGAAACAGGGTGCATAACAATACAAAATGATGTAGATCTGGAGGACGGGAAAAGTTTCTTTATGTGGGTTGTAGCTGTATTGATGACGCCTGACAAAGCACGAGGACGCCTTGCTCTCGTTCGGGTGGATACTTTTTTTCCTACGAAGCACGTGGTAGTCTTCACTCACAGCGTCCCAAAGGAGGTGCTCGAACTGAATAG GTCACTGTCTTACATCTATGTTATCCGAGACAATGAGACAAACAGCATGTCAAAGGtacaaaacaagaaacacttcCTTATGCAGAGTGACATTCTCAGCGTTTTACGAGGACCAGAAGATGGTGTGTCACATGATCTCACATCTGAAAGTTTTGACAACTTCCCCGTCGTCTCTGTTGTCCCATACAAAGATAAGTTCAAGTACAAGACACCATGGATACGAAGTACAACAGGAAAATGGATACTTGGTGTAATACTGTCTGCACTTATCGTTGGCCTGATTATTGCAGGGATAGTGTTCAAGACAAAGAAGCGAAGTAAATC GAACATTGTTAATGCGGAAAGGGCACCAAAACCGAGTTTGTCAGTTC CACCTAACACAAACAAGATTAATCCGAAATATAACAATTTACGACGATCT TCATCTACTGCTGATCTGATCCCCTTAGTGAATGCTATGAAAATCTTAAGTGGTATGACCGAAGAGCAGCGGAATAAGCTTATAGACACAACCCTGGGCGCAAACCAGTCACAAACAG AAAACGAGAAAAATGACGTTGTATTTAAACCAAAATTCCTCACCAAGAAAATGAAGTCCGTACCTTTAATTGAAGTGTCTCATCTGGATGGAGTTAACGAATTACGTAAAATTGCAAATGATACAATTAAAGCTACTAATATAGAAGCTGCCAGCAAACAGTCTACAAAAGCACCAATTATATCGGAACCCATCGCACCGTTTACTACCAAAACTATTGAAGTTAATAAACAGCCTGCTACAGTCCAGGAGACTAGTCAAGAAGATGCAAACGTAAACGTAAGTTCCCTCAATACCtatatcaaaatgataaaaagaacgatcgacaaaataacaaaattccaCGTGAATAAAAGAAGTcctttcttctttttgaaaacacaAAACCACATGTGA